Genomic segment of Pseudothermotoga hypogea DSM 11164 = NBRC 106472:
ACAGTTTTGTGTTTCAACTTTGTTGGTGATGGTTTAAGAGATGCGGCAGATCCCTACAAGACATGAGGGGAGGAGCATGAGGAAGGTTCTGGAAGTTAAGAACTTACGAACTCACTTTGAGCTTGTTGAAGGAACTATTAGAGCCGTCGACGGGGTCAGCTTTCAGTTGAACGAGGGTGAGGTGCTGGGCATCGTCGGTGAATCAGGCTGCGGAAAAAGCGTGACGGCGCAGTCTATCATGAGGATACTCCCAAAGTCGGCCAAGATTGTGGGTGGGGAGATCTTGTTTTGGAACCAGCAAGGTGCGATGGATTTGACAAAGCTGGATTCTGAAGGCGAGCAGATGAGAAACATTCGAGGAAAAGACATCGCGATGATCTTTCAGGAACCGGCCGCCTGTTTTGCCCCAGTTTACACCGTGGGTGAACAAATGATCGAGGCCATCCTCTTGCACGAAGACATGTCGAAGCAGGAAGCGAGAAGATTGGCACTCAAAATGCTCGAAAAGGTCAAGATACCCAATCCAGAGAGCGTTCTGGACCGATACTCGTTTCAGCTCTCGGGAGGAATGCTACAAAGGTGTATGATTGCGATGGCTCTGTCCTTGAATCCGAAAGTCTTGATAGCTGACGAACCAACGACAGCACTTGATGTGACGATTCAGGCACAGATAATCTATCTGGTGAAGCAACTCCAAAAGGAGTACAGTTCTGCGATCATGTGGATCACGCACGATATGGGCGTGATTGCGCAGATATCTGACAGGGTTGCCGTGATGTACCTGGGACAAATCGTTGAGACGGCACCGGTCAAGGATCTTTTTCGAAACCCGCTGCATCCCTACACAAGGGCGCTGTTGCGATCCATACCAAGGTTGGCCCGAAGGAAGAAGAAGCTTGAAGCGATAAAAGGTGTCGTACCCGATCCTTATAACTTACCCATCGGTTGCCGGTACCACAACAGATGTGATAGCTTCATCCGAGGTCTTTGTGATGAGCGAGAACCGACGGAAGTCGAAGTCGATGTAGCCCACAGAGTGAAGTGCTTCCTTTATGGGGGTAGATGAATTGGCCGCTGAACACAAGTTGCTCGAAGTGAGAAACTTGAAGAAGTATTTTCCTATCGAAAAGGGGCTCTTCAAGAGGGTCGTAGCGTATGTGAAGGCAGTGGATGACATAAGTTTCGATTTGTTTGAAGGCGAGACCCTCGCCCTCGTTGGAGAGTCCGGTTGCGGTAAGACGACGACTGCACGCTGCATACTTCGAGCCATCGATCCAACTGAGGGTCAGATACTACTCAACATCGATGGAAGAATGGTGGACGTGGCAAAACTAAGTAGGAAGGAACTCAAGCCGCTCAGGAGGTATATGCAGCTGATCTTTCAAAATCCGTACACATCTTTGAACCCACGTTTGAAGGTGAAAGAAATCGTTGGAGAACCGCTGCTCGTTAACAAGATCGCCAAGGGCAAGGAACTGGAAGAGAAGGTCGCCGAACTCCTGGAAGCTGTTGGTTTGAGGCCGGAGTACATGGTCAGATATCCTCACGCGTTCAGCGGTGGTCAAAGACAACGGATCGTCATAGCAAGAGCTCTGGCCCTGAGACCAAGGTTGGTCATATGCGATGAGCCCGTTGCAGCCTTGGATGTGTCGATACGCGCGCAGATTTTGAACCTGCTCATGGAACTGCAGGAGAAGTTCAAGCTGACCTACATCTTCATCTCGCACGATTTGAGCGTGGTTCAACACGTGAGTGACAGGGTAGCTGTGATGTACCTCGGAAGGATTGTCGAGCTCGCGTCGACTGAGGGGCTCTTCGACTCGCCGAAGCATCCTTACACCGAATCCTTGCTTTTGTCGGTTCCCAAACCAGACCCGGAAGCGGTCGAAGAATTCAGGCCCATAGAGGGCGAAGTCCCGAGCCCGGTCAACCCGCCGTCTGGTTGCCATTTCCATCCGAGGTGTCAGTACGCGGAGGAAGTCTGCAGGACACGAGTGCCTGAGTTTCGAGACGTAGGTTTAGTCGAGAATCCGCACTACGTTGCTTGTCACTTTGCGGAAAGACTTTCGCTGAAAGGCGTGAGGCAACTTTAAGAAAGGGGGTATCTGCATGAGGGTTCGTCTGCTGGTGGTTTGTGTACTGGCTCTGATTGTGTCTTGGGCCTTCGCCTGGGGTGTGTACGCCACGCCGGCGGATATGGAGAAGCAAACCGGTAAGAAGATCACGCAGTACAAAGAATCACCCATGCTGGCAGACCTTGTAAAGCAGGGAAAGCTTCCTCCGGTGCAAGAGAGACTTCCCGAAGAGCCACTCGTGGTCATACCGCACGAAGAAGTAGGTCAGTTCGGGGGAACGTGGAGAAGAGTTTGGAAAGGTTTGGCGGACCAGTGGGGAATCTACAAGATCGTCGAACCACATTTGGTGTACTGGGACATGGAAGGCGGATCGTTCCTGCCGGGTCTCGCCAAGGCTTGGGACATACTCGAGGATGGCAGAGTCTACATCTTTTATCTGAGGAAGGGTGTCAAGTGGTCGGATGGACATCCGTACACAGCGGACGACATACTGTTCTGGGTCGAAGACATGGTGGCGAACAACGATCTGACGCCGACCAAGCCGGAATGGTTCAGGATCGGAGGCCAGGAAACGAAGGTGACGAAGATCGATGATTACACGATCAAGTTCGAGTTTGGCAAACCTTACGCTTTGTTCATGCTCCAGGTCGCCTACAGCACAGGTTTTACAGGGGCTCCCAAGCATTATCTGAAGCAGTTCCATCCCAAGTACACGCCCATGGAAAAAATCGAGGAAGAGATGAAGAAGGTCTCCGGAGTGAACACCTGGGTCGATCTGTTCAACCAGAAGAACAACATAGTGAGGAACGTGGAGTTGCCAGTGCTCGGACCGTGGAAGGCCATCACTGACCCGACCGAACCGTTCTACGTGTTGGAGAGAAACCCATACTTCTGGGCAGTCGACATCGAAGGTAACCAGCTTCCTTACATAGACTACATCAGGCACGAATACGTAACGGACAACGAGATCATCCTTTTGAGGGCTATTTCTGGGCAGATCGACATGCAATGGAGACACATAGGTGGTCTTGCAGCGGGAGCCGGAAACTACACATTGCTGAAGGAGAACGAAAAGAAGGGTGATTACAGGGTTTTGAACTGGATTGCTGCGAACGGATCGGTCAGCAGGGTATCATTGAACCCCGCACACCCAGATCCGGTTCTGAGAAAGATCTTCAACGATGTCAGGTTCAGAAGAGCCTTGTCTCTGGCGATCGACAGGGAGGAGATAAGCGAAGTTCTGTTTAACGGTATGGCCAAGCCCAGGCAGGCGTCTTTCGTGAGCGGTTCGGCCTATTACGATCCTGAGTGGGAGAAGGCGTACGCCGACTACAACCCGGACCTTGCGAACAAGCTGCTCGACGAGATGGGACTCAAGTGGGACGCCAAGCGCGAGTACAGGTTGCTCCCCGATG
This window contains:
- a CDS encoding ABC transporter ATP-binding protein, producing MRKVLEVKNLRTHFELVEGTIRAVDGVSFQLNEGEVLGIVGESGCGKSVTAQSIMRILPKSAKIVGGEILFWNQQGAMDLTKLDSEGEQMRNIRGKDIAMIFQEPAACFAPVYTVGEQMIEAILLHEDMSKQEARRLALKMLEKVKIPNPESVLDRYSFQLSGGMLQRCMIAMALSLNPKVLIADEPTTALDVTIQAQIIYLVKQLQKEYSSAIMWITHDMGVIAQISDRVAVMYLGQIVETAPVKDLFRNPLHPYTRALLRSIPRLARRKKKLEAIKGVVPDPYNLPIGCRYHNRCDSFIRGLCDEREPTEVEVDVAHRVKCFLYGGR
- a CDS encoding dipeptide ABC transporter ATP-binding protein, translating into MGVDELAAEHKLLEVRNLKKYFPIEKGLFKRVVAYVKAVDDISFDLFEGETLALVGESGCGKTTTARCILRAIDPTEGQILLNIDGRMVDVAKLSRKELKPLRRYMQLIFQNPYTSLNPRLKVKEIVGEPLLVNKIAKGKELEEKVAELLEAVGLRPEYMVRYPHAFSGGQRQRIVIARALALRPRLVICDEPVAALDVSIRAQILNLLMELQEKFKLTYIFISHDLSVVQHVSDRVAVMYLGRIVELASTEGLFDSPKHPYTESLLLSVPKPDPEAVEEFRPIEGEVPSPVNPPSGCHFHPRCQYAEEVCRTRVPEFRDVGLVENPHYVACHFAERLSLKGVRQL
- a CDS encoding ABC transporter substrate-binding protein, coding for MRVRLLVVCVLALIVSWAFAWGVYATPADMEKQTGKKITQYKESPMLADLVKQGKLPPVQERLPEEPLVVIPHEEVGQFGGTWRRVWKGLADQWGIYKIVEPHLVYWDMEGGSFLPGLAKAWDILEDGRVYIFYLRKGVKWSDGHPYTADDILFWVEDMVANNDLTPTKPEWFRIGGQETKVTKIDDYTIKFEFGKPYALFMLQVAYSTGFTGAPKHYLKQFHPKYTPMEKIEEEMKKVSGVNTWVDLFNQKNNIVRNVELPVLGPWKAITDPTEPFYVLERNPYFWAVDIEGNQLPYIDYIRHEYVTDNEIILLRAISGQIDMQWRHIGGLAAGAGNYTLLKENEKKGDYRVLNWIAANGSVSRVSLNPAHPDPVLRKIFNDVRFRRALSLAIDREEISEVLFNGMAKPRQASFVSGSAYYDPEWEKAYADYNPDLANKLLDEMGLKWDAKREYRLLPDGRPLRFTVEVTGQMHADVWTMVKEHWKRIGVWIEVNNIERSLLETRMGTGEYDAAVWAFDRAAQPLASPMLTFPAVTQYSDWWYAPWSTWIQAYLKGETPPADAEVPPQEVIRLVDLWQMIQTATSDEEIKEYMREVTKIHRENLWLIGTVGEDLSPAIVKNNFRNVPEKIVTDDVLRSPLNAMPMQFFIKQK